The uncultured Campylobacter sp. DNA segment GTTGCGTCCAGGGCCCGAGCCCACGATGTCGCCCCATTTTTCGTTCGTATCCATCGCGGCTAACTCGTCCGTGCTCGCGGTGTGGCCCGCCTTGCTAGCGTCGATATTTAGGCACACCGCACCCTGATCGAGCGTTTTTAGCACGATGTCGCGGTACGGATCTAAAATTTCATACAGCCTAAAATCATCTACGACGTTGCCGTCTCTATCGACCTCGACGATGACGTCGCGCACGGTGCGGACGTTTTTGCCGTCGGCGCGCTTATAGTTGGCGTTTGCCGCGCGGAGGAAATAATGCCCGTTTTGCGCAACGTCCATAGAGTGCGAGAAGTCGTTGTATCCCGCAGGTAGCTCGCGGTTAAAAATTTCGCGTCCCATTATGTCGTATTTTGCGTATCGCTGCCCGTAACCCCATGTCATCGCGCCGTCGTCGTTTTGCTTAAAGCCCATCATAACGCCCGCGCTAAAAGGCTGCTTGAGGTCGTAAATTTTACTCGGCTCCAGATACCAGCGCACTTCGCCCTTGGTGTCTAACACGAAGTTGTTTGGGCTGTAGTTCCACTCGATCGCGCCGCCTGCGGGGTTGTTCCACACGACTTTGGTGCCCTTGCCGGTTTTATTTACGAAGTTATTTACGTAGTAGAGGCGGTTAGCGAATTTCGCGCTCGGAGCCTTTACGACCTCGATTTTATCAAACAGCGCGCCCTTTTGAGACGGCATGCCAGAGCTCTCTAGATAGATCGCAGGCGCGTAAATTTTATAGCTTTCTTTTATATGCTCGGTTTGGCCCTTGTAAATTTTATCATACTCCACCTCGACGGTATTTTGATAGTCGGGGTAGAGCCCAAAAACCGGGATTCCGCCGTGCGTGCGAAGGTGCTTGTCGGCGACCTTATAGCTGATCGTCTGGCCATCAGGCTTTGGCACGATGGTGACTTTTGCGTTTGCTAGCGTGTAGCCGCCGTTTTTGATCACCGCCGTTAGAGGCGCGATGTCGTATGGGTTTACGACTACTTCGCCGATCTTGCCCGGGATGCCGTAGTCTATGTGCGCGCCGCTAGGTCCGCCGATAGCTAGCGCAGCCGTGCTTAGACCGCCGAGTAACGCCGCAGCTAGGGCGACTGACGAGAGAGTTCTTTTCATCTTTTCTCCTTTATTAGTGATAAGTGGACTGGTCGTCCGTGACCCGAGTATCCTAGCCGAAAACTACTTTTAAAATCCAGCCGAGCCGGGGAATCCAAAACCTAAATTTTATTGATTTCGCTGCTACGGGCATTATACACAAACCAGCTTAGTATCATCACCAAACAAAACGCCCCAAACACCGCAAAAAACGCAAAATTCGCCCATGCGTAAATTTTGATAAATCCAGCCTCGTTTGCCGCGCTAAAATCAGGCGCAAAAAGGCTCGGGCAAATTTCATTTAGCGGTAGCGCAAAAGGAAAGCTAATCTCGCTAACGCCGCTAAAATCGCTCGTAGAGTAATCAAGCCCGAATATCACGCCCAAAAAAATCAGGAAAAATCCCGCGAGCTTGACGCCAAATACCTTAGGCGCGCACATCGCTACACACACGCCAAACGCCGCAAACAGCGTCGCAAAGCGTAGCTTCACCACGAGCGCGTCGGCTACCGCGCTGCCTAAAAACAGCTCGCACAAGATAAATTTGACCGCCAAAACCGCAAGCAGCCACGCCCAAAATGCTTGCCTTCGCTGCAAGTTATAAACAAAGCAGACAAAGCCCTTGTTTTCGATATTGTAGTCCATTATCTCGCCGATAGCTCTTTGACGGCGGCAGCCATAGCATCGATCGAGCCTAACGCCTGCGCGTTTAGCAGATATTTACCGCTAACGACGTATGCTGGCACGCCCTGAACCTTGGCTACGTCGTAGCTCTCGTCCCATGTTTTTAAAATTTCTTGCGCGCGCGGGCTAGCTAGCGCCTTGTCGTAGTCCGCCTCGCTCACGCCCGCTGCGCTAATGGCGGTTTTGATAAATCTAGCCTTATCCTTGCCGTCTTTAAAATCGTCGTTTTTGTCGTGAACGGCGTTATAAACCGCAAATTTAGCTTTTTTAAATTTAGACTTCTCGCTTAGCAAACTAACGTCGTTTGCCTCGTCTAGAGCGATCATCGCGGCAAAAATTTTACTCGCCGTTTCGCCGAGCTTTCCTTTGGTTTTTAAGTGATACGGGATAAATTTAACTCCGTCTAGCTCGCTAAAGAGTTTGGGCGTGACGGTTTTGTCGAATTTATAGCAGTGCGGACACTCGTAGCTAAAGACCTTTACGACGCTGTTTTTAGGCACGTCTAGAGGTTTTTGTAGTATCTGATACTCCTTGCCCTCCTCTAGCGCGTTTGCCATAGAGCCGAGCAAGCAAAAGACGGCTAAAATCCGCGTAAATTTAGAGATTATTTTCATAGAAATCCTTTGGATTAAATTTTAAAAATTGTATAAAATAAAGGGTAAATTTGAGATTAAGCGAGCCGGCGGGGTAAATTTAGCCGCCTCGCGCGGGCTAGCCGGATCTTAGAGCGCAAAACCGCTTTAGCGCAAGCTAGCCGGATCTATGTTTAAAATTTTATACCAGTTGCGAGCGTTTTTGCAGGCTGGGTCTATGCCTTTGCCTTTGGTATAAAAAGGCTCCCACTGCCAGTCCTCGCCTCCCGTGCAACCCACGGCGGCGTAGTTCATCAAAAATTCCTTAAAATTATTCGCTATATAAAGCCCGTGATTTTCGCTACCGTCGTGGCTAAGATACACAACCTTGCCATAGTTCTCCGGCTCTAACTCAATAGCGATATAATCGCCGTTGCCTACTTGATGAAAAGCCGTTTTGTTATGCCAAACGCGGTCGTATGCATTACCGCAATCACAATATACGTCCTCCGCCCAGCTCTTGCGACTTTCTTCATAGCCTAAAAGCAAATCCAGTCCAAAAAGCAACTCTCCAGAGGAGATTTCGGCGAATTCATCAGGCAGCAAATCCTCGTCTTCTTCGTCCTCATCCGTATAGATACTCCAATAAAACTCCAAATGAGCGGTGTTTTCCAAAAGCACTTCACGCAAATGCGCAGGCAGCGTATAGCCTAATTTTGCTTCTACGGCTTTGATTTCCTCCTCGGTAGCGGGCTTTTCTATCGTGAGGGGATCAGTCTCGCCGCCAAAGTCTTCTATTTTTTCTAAAAATATATTTAAACGCTTTTTAAAAAGCCCAAAGTTAAATTCGCTCATATTTTTCCTTTAATAATATTTTTTAAATTTCTTATCCTGCAAGGCGGTTATTTGTTCTGCGATAAGAGAGTCCATACGCGTTTGCAACGCCTCGCCTTCGCACTCAAGCCTTGGCAACCACTCGGGAAAGATAGACGTATCGCAAAGCGCCTGCTTGTCTATAATTTTAGCCTTAGAAGCGCTCGTAAGCACGTCAAATCTCGCCCAGAATTGCCATAAGAAATTTTTGCCATAGTCTAAAGCCTCCTCTAGGTCTTTTAGGTTATTTTCTACGTCAAATATGCTCAAATACCTACGAAAATATAAATCAAGCGCTTGCGTCTGTTCTTTATTTAAGCCCTCCTCCCACCGCCTCAAGGATTCACCGGATACGCAAGAAATCGTACAAAAAGCATTTCGCACGGTCTCTTTAGCGGTTTTAGATTCATCGGGCGATTTTACGAACCAAAAGCACTCTTCTTTCTTTGACTCAGCAAGTTGAGAGATTTGAGCTATCAGACATACAGCCTTTTCCACCGGATACCAAAGGTCAAAATCCGCCGTAAAAGGAACC contains these protein-coding regions:
- a CDS encoding aryl-sulfate sulfotransferase produces the protein MKRTLSSVALAAALLGGLSTAALAIGGPSGAHIDYGIPGKIGEVVVNPYDIAPLTAVIKNGGYTLANAKVTIVPKPDGQTISYKVADKHLRTHGGIPVFGLYPDYQNTVEVEYDKIYKGQTEHIKESYKIYAPAIYLESSGMPSQKGALFDKIEVVKAPSAKFANRLYYVNNFVNKTGKGTKVVWNNPAGGAIEWNYSPNNFVLDTKGEVRWYLEPSKIYDLKQPFSAGVMMGFKQNDDGAMTWGYGQRYAKYDIMGREIFNRELPAGYNDFSHSMDVAQNGHYFLRAANANYKRADGKNVRTVRDVIVEVDRDGNVVDDFRLYEILDPYRDIVLKTLDQGAVCLNIDASKAGHTASTDELAAMDTNEKWGDIVGSGPGRNWAHVNSVDYDPSDDSIIISSRHQDAVIKIGRDKKIKWIMGAHKGWKDQFKGYLLQPVDKDGKKIVCEDEYSKCPGYESEKGGFDWQWTQHTAFRIDSKSKKGVVYLTVFDNGDTRGMEQPAMAGMKYSRAVVYKIDEKAKTVEQVWEYGKQRGSEWYSSVTSLAQYQDDLDSVMVYSAVAGMQFDIAKGRPVGVPSPHINEFEWGAKEPSIEIKMTNAMGYQAFPFSLEKAFEK
- a CDS encoding thiol:disulfide interchange protein DsbA/DsbL, yielding MKIISKFTRILAVFCLLGSMANALEEGKEYQILQKPLDVPKNSVVKVFSYECPHCYKFDKTVTPKLFSELDGVKFIPYHLKTKGKLGETASKIFAAMIALDEANDVSLLSEKSKFKKAKFAVYNAVHDKNDDFKDGKDKARFIKTAISAAGVSEADYDKALASPRAQEILKTWDESYDVAKVQGVPAYVVSGKYLLNAQALGSIDAMAAAVKELSAR
- a CDS encoding DUF6707 family protein, giving the protein MNIEILAPYCATPKQKSHFEKLEKKLPLKREKDLYKLYELTAILYASGRYDGLLAFLPELLAVPFTADFDLWYPVEKAVCLIAQISQLAESKKEECFWFVKSPDESKTAKETVRNAFCTISCVSGESLRRWEEGLNKEQTQALDLYFRRYLSIFDVENNLKDLEEALDYGKNFLWQFWARFDVLTSASKAKIIDKQALCDTSIFPEWLPRLECEGEALQTRMDSLIAEQITALQDKKFKKYY
- a CDS encoding SMI1/KNR4 family protein; translated protein: MSEFNFGLFKKRLNIFLEKIEDFGGETDPLTIEKPATEEEIKAVEAKLGYTLPAHLREVLLENTAHLEFYWSIYTDEDEEDEDLLPDEFAEISSGELLFGLDLLLGYEESRKSWAEDVYCDCGNAYDRVWHNKTAFHQVGNGDYIAIELEPENYGKVVYLSHDGSENHGLYIANNFKEFLMNYAAVGCTGGEDWQWEPFYTKGKGIDPACKNARNWYKILNIDPASLR